The proteins below are encoded in one region of Balaenoptera ricei isolate mBalRic1 chromosome 6, mBalRic1.hap2, whole genome shotgun sequence:
- the CARD19 gene encoding caspase recruitment domain-containing protein 19 isoform X2 translates to MTEQTYCDRLVQDMPFLTGLGRLSEQQVDRIILQLNRYYPQILSNKDAEKFRNPKVSLRVRLCDLLGHLQRSGERDCQEFYRALYIHAQPLHSCLPSRHTLRLHLCLGGFSIPSRVLFLASCWTDPLRVLTGDVPAQLTTAQGVSLSLEASGPLPALLGSGSCSRAFLPRTRGLPDLSRPGRRAGTPRLLLPPRWVLPGQASAQSSPDHGAEPCRMDGGLHLRPPTCGPAWQPCGSFPAMLTLSRSCVGSQWQAGPLGMGTPHHSGVGLAMP, encoded by the exons AGCAGACCTACTGTGACCGCCTGGTCCAGGACATGCCTTTCCTCACAGGCCTTGGGCGCCTGAGTGAGCAGCAGGTGGACAGGATTATCCTCCAGCTGAACCGCTACTACCCCCAGATCCTCAGCAACAAGGATGCGGAAAAG TTCCGGAACCCCAAGGTATCTCTGCGAGTACGTCTCTGCGACCTCTTGGGCCACCTGCAGCGGAGCGGTGAGCGGGACTGCCAGGAGTTCTACCGGGCCCTGTACATCCATGCCCAGCCCCTGCACAGCTGCCTGCCCAGCCGGCACACCCTGC GGCTCCATCTCTGCCTCGGGGGCTTCTCCATTCCAAGTCGGGTTCTGTTCCTGGCTTCCTGTTGGACAGACCCCCTCAGGGTGCTTACTGGGGACGTCCCTGCCCAGCTGACCACAGCACAGGGTGTGAGCCTGTCCCTTGAGGCCTCTGgacccctccccgccctcctGGGCTCGGGGAGCTGCTCACGTGCATTTCTCCCCAGGACCCGTGGCCTTCCTGACCTGTCTCGGCCTGGCCGCAGGGCTGGCACTCCTCGTCTACTGCTGCCCCCCAGGTGGGTGCTGCCTGGCCAAGCCTCAGCCCAGTCCTCTCCAGACCATGGGGCAGAGCCCTGCCGGATGGACGGAGGCCTACACCTGAGGCCCCCTACTTGTGGCCCAGCGTGGCAGCCCTGCGGTTCCTTTCCTGCCATGCTGACCTTGTCAAGGTCCTGTGTGGGGAGCCAGTGGCAAGCAGGCCCACTCGGCATGGGGACCCCACATCACTCAGGTGTGGGGCTAGCGATGCCATGA
- the CARD19 gene encoding caspase recruitment domain-containing protein 19 isoform X3: protein MTEQTYCDRLVQDMPFLTGLGRLSEQQVDRIILQLNRYYPQILSNKDAEKFRNPKVSLRVRLCDLLGHLQRSGERDCQEFYRALYIHAQPLHSCLPSRHTLRKTRGLPDLSRPGRRAGTPRLLLPPRWVLPGQASAQSSPDHGAEPCRMDGGLHLRPPTCGPAWQPCGSFPAMLTLSRSCVGSQWQAGPLGMGTPHHSGVGLAMP, encoded by the exons AGCAGACCTACTGTGACCGCCTGGTCCAGGACATGCCTTTCCTCACAGGCCTTGGGCGCCTGAGTGAGCAGCAGGTGGACAGGATTATCCTCCAGCTGAACCGCTACTACCCCCAGATCCTCAGCAACAAGGATGCGGAAAAG TTCCGGAACCCCAAGGTATCTCTGCGAGTACGTCTCTGCGACCTCTTGGGCCACCTGCAGCGGAGCGGTGAGCGGGACTGCCAGGAGTTCTACCGGGCCCTGTACATCCATGCCCAGCCCCTGCACAGCTGCCTGCCCAGCCGGCACACCCTGCGTAA GACCCGTGGCCTTCCTGACCTGTCTCGGCCTGGCCGCAGGGCTGGCACTCCTCGTCTACTGCTGCCCCCCAGGTGGGTGCTGCCTGGCCAAGCCTCAGCCCAGTCCTCTCCAGACCATGGGGCAGAGCCCTGCCGGATGGACGGAGGCCTACACCTGAGGCCCCCTACTTGTGGCCCAGCGTGGCAGCCCTGCGGTTCCTTTCCTGCCATGCTGACCTTGTCAAGGTCCTGTGTGGGGAGCCAGTGGCAAGCAGGCCCACTCGGCATGGGGACCCCACATCACTCAGGTGTGGGGCTAGCGATGCCATGA
- the CARD19 gene encoding caspase recruitment domain-containing protein 19 isoform X4: MTEQTYCDRLVQDMPFLTGLGRLSEQQVDRIILQLNRYYPQILSNKDAEKFRNPKVSLRVRLCDLLGHLQRSGERDCQEFYRALYIHAQPLHSCLPSRHTLQNSDCTELDSGTAGRELSDRGPVAFLTCLGLAAGLALLVYCCPPDPKVLPGARRVLGFSPVIVDRHVSRFLLTFLTDDLGGL; encoded by the exons AGCAGACCTACTGTGACCGCCTGGTCCAGGACATGCCTTTCCTCACAGGCCTTGGGCGCCTGAGTGAGCAGCAGGTGGACAGGATTATCCTCCAGCTGAACCGCTACTACCCCCAGATCCTCAGCAACAAGGATGCGGAAAAG TTCCGGAACCCCAAGGTATCTCTGCGAGTACGTCTCTGCGACCTCTTGGGCCACCTGCAGCGGAGCGGTGAGCGGGACTGCCAGGAGTTCTACCGGGCCCTGTACATCCATGCCCAGCCCCTGCACAGCTGCCTGCCCAGCCGGCACACCCTGC AGAACTCAGATTGCACAGAGCTAGACTCGGGCACCGCAGGCCGTGAGCTCAGTGACAGGG GACCCGTGGCCTTCCTGACCTGTCTCGGCCTGGCCGCAGGGCTGGCACTCCTCGTCTACTGCTGCCCCCCAG ACCCCAAGGTGCTGCCAGGGGCCCGGCGTGTCCTGGGCTTCTCCCCTGTCATCGTCGACAGGCACGTCAGCCGCTTCCTGCTGACCTTCCTCACAGATGACCTGGGGGGGCTCTGA
- the CARD19 gene encoding caspase recruitment domain-containing protein 19 isoform X1 translates to MTEQTYCDRLVQDMPFLTGLGRLSEQQVDRIILQLNRYYPQILSNKDAEKFRNPKVSLRVRLCDLLGHLQRSGERDCQEFYRALYIHAQPLHSCLPSRHTLQNSDCTELDSGTAGRELSDRGNRLPCSFSLFPHPGLHLCLGGFSIPSRVLFLASCWTDPLRVLTGDVPAQLTTAQGVSLSLEASGPLPALLGSGSCSRAFLPRTRGLPDLSRPGRRAGTPRLLLPPRWVLPGQASAQSSPDHGAEPCRMDGGLHLRPPTCGPAWQPCGSFPAMLTLSRSCVGSQWQAGPLGMGTPHHSGVGLAMP, encoded by the exons AGCAGACCTACTGTGACCGCCTGGTCCAGGACATGCCTTTCCTCACAGGCCTTGGGCGCCTGAGTGAGCAGCAGGTGGACAGGATTATCCTCCAGCTGAACCGCTACTACCCCCAGATCCTCAGCAACAAGGATGCGGAAAAG TTCCGGAACCCCAAGGTATCTCTGCGAGTACGTCTCTGCGACCTCTTGGGCCACCTGCAGCGGAGCGGTGAGCGGGACTGCCAGGAGTTCTACCGGGCCCTGTACATCCATGCCCAGCCCCTGCACAGCTGCCTGCCCAGCCGGCACACCCTGC AGAACTCAGATTGCACAGAGCTAGACTCGGGCACCGCAGGCCGTGAGCTCAGTGACAGGGGTAACCGCCTCCCATGTTCCTTCTCTCTGTTCCCCCACCCAGGGCTCCATCTCTGCCTCGGGGGCTTCTCCATTCCAAGTCGGGTTCTGTTCCTGGCTTCCTGTTGGACAGACCCCCTCAGGGTGCTTACTGGGGACGTCCCTGCCCAGCTGACCACAGCACAGGGTGTGAGCCTGTCCCTTGAGGCCTCTGgacccctccccgccctcctGGGCTCGGGGAGCTGCTCACGTGCATTTCTCCCCAGGACCCGTGGCCTTCCTGACCTGTCTCGGCCTGGCCGCAGGGCTGGCACTCCTCGTCTACTGCTGCCCCCCAGGTGGGTGCTGCCTGGCCAAGCCTCAGCCCAGTCCTCTCCAGACCATGGGGCAGAGCCCTGCCGGATGGACGGAGGCCTACACCTGAGGCCCCCTACTTGTGGCCCAGCGTGGCAGCCCTGCGGTTCCTTTCCTGCCATGCTGACCTTGTCAAGGTCCTGTGTGGGGAGCCAGTGGCAAGCAGGCCCACTCGGCATGGGGACCCCACATCACTCAGGTGTGGGGCTAGCGATGCCATGA
- the CARD19 gene encoding caspase recruitment domain-containing protein 19 isoform X5 has product MTEQTYCDRLVQDMPFLTGLGRLSEQQVDRIILQLNRYYPQILSNKDAEKFRNPKVSLRVRLCDLLGHLQRSGERDCQEFYRALYIHAQPLHSCLPSRHTLRPVAFLTCLGLAAGLALLVYCCPPDPKVLPGARRVLGFSPVIVDRHVSRFLLTFLTDDLGGL; this is encoded by the exons AGCAGACCTACTGTGACCGCCTGGTCCAGGACATGCCTTTCCTCACAGGCCTTGGGCGCCTGAGTGAGCAGCAGGTGGACAGGATTATCCTCCAGCTGAACCGCTACTACCCCCAGATCCTCAGCAACAAGGATGCGGAAAAG TTCCGGAACCCCAAGGTATCTCTGCGAGTACGTCTCTGCGACCTCTTGGGCCACCTGCAGCGGAGCGGTGAGCGGGACTGCCAGGAGTTCTACCGGGCCCTGTACATCCATGCCCAGCCCCTGCACAGCTGCCTGCCCAGCCGGCACACCCTGC GACCCGTGGCCTTCCTGACCTGTCTCGGCCTGGCCGCAGGGCTGGCACTCCTCGTCTACTGCTGCCCCCCAG ACCCCAAGGTGCTGCCAGGGGCCCGGCGTGTCCTGGGCTTCTCCCCTGTCATCGTCGACAGGCACGTCAGCCGCTTCCTGCTGACCTTCCTCACAGATGACCTGGGGGGGCTCTGA
- the CARD19 gene encoding caspase recruitment domain-containing protein 19 isoform X6, with product MTEQTYCDRLVQDMPFLTGLGRLSEQQVDRIILQLNRYYPQILSNKDAEKFRNPKVSLRVRLCDLLGHLQRSGERDCQEFYRALYIHAQPLHSCLPSRHTLRKTRGLPDLSRPGRRAGTPRLLLPPRPQGAARGPACPGLLPCHRRQARQPLPADLPHR from the exons AGCAGACCTACTGTGACCGCCTGGTCCAGGACATGCCTTTCCTCACAGGCCTTGGGCGCCTGAGTGAGCAGCAGGTGGACAGGATTATCCTCCAGCTGAACCGCTACTACCCCCAGATCCTCAGCAACAAGGATGCGGAAAAG TTCCGGAACCCCAAGGTATCTCTGCGAGTACGTCTCTGCGACCTCTTGGGCCACCTGCAGCGGAGCGGTGAGCGGGACTGCCAGGAGTTCTACCGGGCCCTGTACATCCATGCCCAGCCCCTGCACAGCTGCCTGCCCAGCCGGCACACCCTGCGTAA GACCCGTGGCCTTCCTGACCTGTCTCGGCCTGGCCGCAGGGCTGGCACTCCTCGTCTACTGCTGCCCCCCAG ACCCCAAGGTGCTGCCAGGGGCCCGGCGTGTCCTGGGCTTCTCCCCTGTCATCGTCGACAGGCACGTCAGCCGCTTCCTGCTGACCTTCCTCACAGATGA
- the NINJ1 gene encoding ninjurin-1, with the protein MDSRPEEYELNGDVRPGSPGSPDASPPRWGRNRPINMNHYANKKSAAESMLDIALLLANASQLKAVIEQGPGFAFFIPLVVLISVSLMLQIGVGVLLIFLVRYDLNNPAKHAKLDFLNNLATGLVFIIVVVNVFITAFGVQKPAMDTAPRQ; encoded by the exons ATGGACTCGCGACCCGAGGAGTATGAGCTCAATGGCGACGTGCGCCCGGGCTCGCCTGGCTCCCCGGACGCCTCG CCACCCCGCTGGGGCAGGAACCGGCCCATCAACATGAACCATTATGCCAATAAGAAGAGTGCGGCAGAGAGCATGCTGGACATCGCACTGCTGTTGGCCAACGCCTCCCAGCTGAAGGCTGTCATCGAGCAGGGCCCTGGCTTCGCCTTCTTCATCCCCCTGGTGGTCCTCATCTCCGTCTCCCTCATGCTGCAGATTGGCGTGGGCGTGCTGCTCATCTTCCTTG TCAGGTATGACCTCAACAACCCTGCCAAGCATGCCAAGCTGGACTTCCTCAACAACCTGGCCACAGGCCTGGTCTTCATCATCGTCGTGGTCAACGTCTTCATCACTGCCTTTGGCGTCCAGAAGCCCGCAATGGACACGGCACCCCGGCAGTAG
- the CARD19 gene encoding caspase recruitment domain-containing protein 19 isoform X7, translating to MTEQTYCDRLVQDMPFLTGLGRLSEQQVDRIILQLNRYYPQILSNKDAEKFRNPKVSLRVRLCDLLGHLQRSGERDCQEFYRALYIHAQPLHSCLPSRHTLRKAPSLPRGLLHSKSGSVPGFLLDRPPQGAYWGRPCPADHSTGCEPVP from the exons AGCAGACCTACTGTGACCGCCTGGTCCAGGACATGCCTTTCCTCACAGGCCTTGGGCGCCTGAGTGAGCAGCAGGTGGACAGGATTATCCTCCAGCTGAACCGCTACTACCCCCAGATCCTCAGCAACAAGGATGCGGAAAAG TTCCGGAACCCCAAGGTATCTCTGCGAGTACGTCTCTGCGACCTCTTGGGCCACCTGCAGCGGAGCGGTGAGCGGGACTGCCAGGAGTTCTACCGGGCCCTGTACATCCATGCCCAGCCCCTGCACAGCTGCCTGCCCAGCCGGCACACCCTGCGTAA GGCTCCATCTCTGCCTCGGGGGCTTCTCCATTCCAAGTCGGGTTCTGTTCCTGGCTTCCTGTTGGACAGACCCCCTCAGGGTGCTTACTGGGGACGTCCCTGCCCAGCTGACCACAGCACAGGGTGTGAGCCTGTCCCTTGA